Proteins encoded within one genomic window of Amycolatopsis sp. 2-15:
- a CDS encoding substrate-binding domain-containing protein encodes MNTPDRAGGWNRRLTIAVIEKNRGPYWDMVNAGWRDAAERWGLDVVFEAPEYESVDDQVEAMRRHLANGVDGLAFVATRESAFDTVVGEATGAGVPVVTFDLDAPGCGRALYVGMPTPVELGRQAGRLLAQRVPAGARVLAQTGSTGAHGAAGKLRGFREAMAEAGIEVVGGDDDGEHIDVAAANVRRLLAEYPDVAGCYGVYGYHAAVQAAAVEDAGRAGEVAIVGNDMLPETAAAIRRGSVFASIWIREYYFGYYAAAAIALAARLGTADALTLLGFAPVGLEGNQRRLQPQVITVDNLAEFEQWARVRGVFERTAATANT; translated from the coding sequence ACCGCAGGCTGACGATCGCGGTGATCGAGAAGAACCGCGGACCGTACTGGGACATGGTCAACGCCGGCTGGCGCGACGCCGCCGAACGCTGGGGACTCGACGTGGTCTTCGAGGCCCCCGAGTACGAATCGGTCGACGACCAGGTGGAGGCGATGCGGCGCCACCTCGCGAACGGCGTGGACGGGTTGGCTTTCGTCGCGACCCGTGAGTCGGCCTTCGACACCGTGGTCGGCGAGGCGACCGGTGCCGGGGTGCCGGTCGTGACGTTCGACCTCGACGCCCCCGGCTGCGGGCGGGCGCTGTACGTCGGCATGCCGACGCCGGTCGAGCTGGGCCGCCAGGCCGGTCGCTTGCTCGCACAGCGAGTGCCGGCCGGCGCGCGTGTTCTCGCGCAGACCGGCTCCACCGGCGCTCATGGTGCCGCGGGGAAACTGCGTGGGTTCCGCGAGGCGATGGCCGAAGCCGGCATCGAGGTCGTCGGCGGTGACGACGACGGCGAACACATCGACGTCGCTGCCGCGAACGTCCGCAGGCTGCTGGCGGAGTACCCGGATGTCGCCGGTTGCTACGGCGTCTACGGGTACCACGCGGCCGTCCAGGCCGCGGCCGTGGAAGACGCCGGGCGGGCCGGCGAGGTCGCGATCGTCGGCAACGACATGCTGCCCGAGACCGCGGCCGCGATCCGGCGCGGATCCGTTTTCGCGAGCATCTGGATCCGTGAGTACTACTTCGGCTACTACGCGGCCGCCGCGATCGCCCTCGCCGCTCGTCTCGGGACCGCGGACGCACTGACGCTGCTGGGCTTCGCCCCGGTGGGCCTCGAGGGAAACCAGCGGCGACTTCAGCCGCAGGTGATCACCGTGGACAACCTCGCGGAGTTCGAGCAGTGGGCGCGAGTGCGCGGGGTGTTCGAACGGACGGCAGCCACGGCGAACACGTGA